The following proteins are co-located in the Frigidibacter mobilis genome:
- a CDS encoding MFS transporter has product MLNTLRNPAFRHLFAAQIVALLGTGLATVALGLLAWQLAGDNAGAVLGTALAIKMVAYVALAPIAAAIAERLPRRAFLVVLDLIRACVIACLPFVDQVWQIYVLIFLLQAASAGFTPAFQAVIPDVLKEEDDYTNALSLLRLAEDLEQLASPMIAALLLTVVGFPVLFAGTVVGFVASALLVMTACLPDRARAKDSHFWADVTKGIRIYTRTPRLRGLMVMEASVAAAGAMVYVNTVVLVQARLGLGDESVALAFAGFGAGSMLAALLLPRILERFEDRPVMFGGAALMVAGVALVPLVGGLASLITLWALIGLGFSLTQTPIGRIINRSARKADRGAVFAAQFALSHACWLVTYPLAGWIGAGAGLSVAALVLAAIGTLGLIAVLRVWPAEDKGVLSHDHPDLPPDHPHLSYHGPHHSHAYVIDDLHRRWPKAT; this is encoded by the coding sequence ATGCTGAACACCCTGCGCAACCCCGCCTTCCGCCACCTGTTTGCCGCGCAGATCGTGGCGCTTCTGGGCACGGGTCTGGCGACGGTGGCGCTTGGGCTGCTCGCCTGGCAGTTGGCGGGCGACAATGCCGGTGCCGTTCTGGGGACGGCGCTGGCGATCAAGATGGTGGCCTATGTCGCGCTGGCCCCCATCGCGGCCGCCATCGCCGAACGCCTGCCGCGCCGGGCATTCCTTGTGGTGCTGGACCTGATCCGCGCATGCGTGATTGCCTGCCTCCCCTTCGTGGATCAGGTCTGGCAGATCTATGTGCTGATCTTCTTGCTTCAGGCTGCATCCGCAGGCTTTACCCCGGCCTTTCAGGCAGTGATCCCCGATGTGCTGAAGGAGGAGGACGACTACACCAACGCCTTGTCCCTGCTTCGGCTGGCCGAGGATCTGGAGCAACTTGCCTCGCCGATGATCGCAGCGCTGCTGCTGACCGTGGTCGGCTTTCCGGTCCTGTTCGCGGGCACGGTCGTGGGGTTCGTAGCCTCCGCGCTGTTGGTGATGACGGCCTGCCTGCCGGATCGCGCGCGGGCCAAAGACAGTCATTTCTGGGCCGATGTGACCAAGGGCATCCGCATCTACACCAGAACGCCTCGCCTGCGCGGGCTGATGGTAATGGAAGCCTCCGTCGCCGCTGCCGGGGCTATGGTTTACGTCAACACGGTTGTTCTGGTGCAGGCCCGTTTGGGCCTGGGCGACGAATCCGTGGCACTGGCCTTCGCGGGCTTTGGCGCGGGGTCGATGTTGGCGGCCCTCCTGCTGCCGCGCATACTTGAGCGGTTCGAGGATCGTCCGGTGATGTTCGGCGGAGCCGCACTGATGGTGGCGGGCGTGGCGCTGGTGCCGCTGGTGGGCGGGCTGGCCAGCCTGATCACCCTCTGGGCGCTGATCGGCCTCGGCTTTTCTCTGACGCAGACGCCCATCGGCCGCATCATCAACCGCTCGGCGCGCAAAGCCGACCGGGGTGCGGTCTTTGCCGCGCAGTTTGCATTGAGCCATGCTTGCTGGCTCGTAACCTATCCCCTCGCAGGGTGGATCGGCGCTGGCGCCGGGCTTTCGGTTGCTGCGCTGGTCTTGGCCGCGATCGGCACTCTCGGCTTGATTGCCGTCCTGCGCGTCTGGCCTGCCGAAGATAAAGGCGTCCTGTCGCATGACCACCCGGACCTACCACCCGATCATCCGCACCTGTCATATCATGGCCCACATCATTCCCATGCCTACGTGATCGATGATCTGCACCGCAGGTGGCCCAAGGCGACCTGA
- a CDS encoding VIT1/CCC1 transporter family protein, which yields MSRLSHSEIHMVHRIGWLRAAVLGANDGLVSTASLVVGVAAAGSGRPEILIAGLAGLVAGSMSMAAGEYVSVSSQTDAEQADIARETRELQDAPGAELEELTQIYVARGLDEALARQVAIRLTETDALGAHARDELGISETATAHPIQAAIVSAATFAVGAAIPLIIAALVPVAQITLIVAATTLFALSVLGGLGASVGGAGIVKGAVRVTFWGALAMAATAAVGMLFGVTVG from the coding sequence ATGAGCAGACTGTCCCATTCCGAAATCCACATGGTTCACCGCATCGGCTGGCTGCGCGCGGCGGTTCTGGGGGCGAATGACGGCCTCGTCTCCACCGCGAGCCTTGTGGTCGGGGTCGCTGCGGCAGGATCCGGGCGGCCCGAGATCCTGATCGCCGGTCTGGCCGGCCTTGTCGCAGGGTCTATGTCGATGGCGGCCGGAGAATATGTCTCGGTCAGCTCGCAGACCGACGCGGAACAGGCCGACATCGCCCGCGAGACCCGCGAGCTGCAGGACGCGCCCGGGGCAGAGCTGGAAGAGCTGACGCAGATCTATGTTGCGCGCGGGCTTGACGAAGCCCTCGCCCGGCAGGTTGCGATCCGGCTGACCGAGACAGACGCGCTTGGCGCCCATGCGCGGGACGAGCTTGGCATTTCGGAGACGGCGACTGCCCATCCAATCCAGGCAGCCATAGTATCGGCGGCGACCTTCGCTGTCGGGGCGGCCATCCCGCTCATCATCGCAGCGCTCGTGCCTGTTGCACAGATCACTCTCATTGTCGCGGCCACGACTCTCTTCGCACTTTCCGTTCTCGGCGGGCTTGGGGCGTCAGTCGGCGGTGCGGGAATCGTCAAGGGCGCGGTCCGCGTTACCTTCTGGGGAGCGCTTGCCATGGCTGCGACCGCAGCAGTGGGTATGCTCTTCGGTGTAACTGTCGGCTAA
- a CDS encoding response regulator transcription factor codes for MRILLIEDDTVLGAAVRDQIAGDGQSVDWVTRLDAAGDAMAGAAYDLLLLDLMLPDGRGIGFLKALRARGDVTPVIILTALDQVSDRIEGLNAGADDYLVKPFDLSELSARIGSVARRYSGNPNPIISHGPLDIDLAARSIRVQGKPVPLTAREWALFEAFLSRPGQLLSKAQLEEKLYAFDTEVESNTIEVHVSRLRKKLGPQVIETERGMGYRLGKP; via the coding sequence ATGCGCATCCTGCTTATCGAGGACGACACGGTTCTGGGCGCCGCCGTGCGCGACCAGATCGCGGGCGACGGGCAGTCGGTGGACTGGGTCACGCGGCTGGATGCGGCGGGCGATGCGATGGCGGGGGCCGCCTATGACCTGCTGCTGCTGGACCTGATGCTGCCCGATGGCCGCGGCATCGGCTTCCTGAAAGCCCTGCGCGCGCGCGGCGACGTGACGCCGGTGATCATCCTCACCGCGCTCGATCAGGTGTCGGACCGGATCGAGGGGCTGAACGCCGGCGCCGACGATTACCTCGTGAAGCCGTTCGACCTGTCGGAGCTGTCGGCCCGCATCGGATCGGTCGCCCGGCGCTATTCGGGCAACCCCAACCCGATCATCAGCCACGGCCCGCTGGACATCGACCTTGCCGCGCGCAGCATCCGGGTGCAGGGCAAGCCGGTGCCGCTGACCGCGCGCGAATGGGCCCTCTTCGAGGCCTTCCTGTCGCGCCCCGGCCAGCTGCTGTCCAAGGCGCAGCTGGAGGAGAAGCTCTATGCCTTCGACACCGAGGTGGAGAGCAACACCATCGAGGTGCATGTCAGTCGCCTGCGCAAGAAGTTGGGGCCGCAGGTCATCGAGACCGAACGCGGCATGGGCTATCGGCTGGGGAAACCATGA
- a CDS encoding ATP-binding protein translates to MTLPRSLQARLAMSLGALLTVLWIAAASVTALLLRHEMDEVFDSALQETAQRLLPLAVVDIVGREEDGVTQRLGAIRTHDEFFTYIVRDAEGRILLQSHAADPAVFPAYDGPGFRLTASHRLFSDEALQGTIRITVAEPLDHRADVAREIQMGLGLPLLVVVPLALLCIVLAVRASLAPLRRFRGQLEARTARDLSPVPGGGIPSEIAPVAVTLNALLARLKATFEAERSFAANAAHELRTPLAGAIAQAQRLQTETPDSAAAARAAEIEATLKRLTRLSERLMQLARAEGGQLRLDRSADLRPVARIVVEDITRTAAPGRITLTLPSSPVMSDLDPDAFGILCRNLVDNAVRHGARAAPVDVTLTPDGRLIVANDGPVLPPELLTRLTARFERADARTDGSGLGLAIVAAIADRIDSPLVLRSPRPGALSGFEASVRLPVGDATVATRSGIPAR, encoded by the coding sequence ATGACGCTGCCGCGCAGCCTGCAGGCCCGGCTGGCGATGTCGCTGGGTGCGCTCCTGACGGTGCTGTGGATCGCCGCCGCCTCTGTCACGGCGCTGCTGCTGCGACACGAGATGGACGAGGTCTTCGACTCCGCCCTGCAGGAAACCGCGCAGCGCCTGTTGCCGCTGGCCGTTGTCGATATCGTCGGGCGCGAGGAGGATGGCGTGACGCAGCGCCTTGGTGCGATCCGCACGCATGACGAGTTCTTCACCTATATCGTGCGCGATGCCGAGGGGCGGATCCTGCTGCAATCCCACGCAGCCGACCCCGCGGTGTTCCCGGCCTATGACGGACCCGGCTTCCGGCTGACCGCGAGCCACCGGCTGTTCAGCGATGAAGCTTTGCAGGGAACCATCCGCATCACGGTTGCCGAGCCGCTGGACCACCGTGCCGACGTCGCGCGCGAAATCCAGATGGGCCTTGGCCTGCCGTTGCTGGTGGTGGTGCCCTTGGCGCTGCTGTGCATCGTGCTGGCCGTCCGCGCCAGCCTTGCCCCGCTGCGGCGCTTTCGCGGCCAGCTGGAGGCGCGCACCGCCCGCGACCTCTCGCCCGTCCCCGGCGGGGGCATTCCGTCCGAGATTGCGCCGGTTGCCGTTACCCTGAACGCGCTGCTGGCCCGGCTGAAGGCCACCTTCGAGGCGGAACGCAGCTTTGCCGCAAACGCCGCGCATGAGCTGCGCACGCCGCTGGCCGGCGCCATCGCGCAAGCCCAGCGCCTGCAGACGGAAACCCCGGACTCCGCCGCCGCCGCCCGCGCGGCCGAGATCGAGGCCACGCTCAAGCGGCTTACCCGGCTTTCCGAACGCCTGATGCAGCTGGCCCGGGCCGAGGGCGGCCAGCTGCGGCTGGACCGCAGCGCCGACCTGCGCCCCGTCGCGCGCATCGTGGTGGAGGATATCACCCGCACCGCCGCGCCGGGCCGCATCACCCTGACGCTGCCGTCATCGCCGGTGATGTCGGACCTCGACCCCGACGCCTTCGGCATCTTGTGCCGCAACCTCGTGGACAACGCCGTGCGGCACGGCGCCAGGGCCGCCCCGGTCGATGTGACCCTGACGCCGGACGGGCGGTTGATCGTCGCCAATGACGGGCCCGTGCTGCCGCCTGAGCTTCTCACTCGCCTAACCGCCCGCTTCGAGCGCGCGGATGCCCGCACCGATGGCAGCGGGCTTGGGCTCGCCATTGTCGCCGCCATCGCGGATCGGATCGATAGCCCGCTGGTTCTGAGATCCCCGCGTCCCGGCGCTTTGTCGGGGTTCGAGGCATCCGTCAGGTTGCCGGTAGGCGATGCCACCGTTGCCACGCGGTCAGGTATTCCCGCACGCTGA
- a CDS encoding heavy metal translocating P-type ATPase produces MEHDHQHATPAISAGSETAKDPVCGMTVAVKHGGRHAEFKGQTFHFCSEKCQTKFKADPWFHASGRAAGQKKAAPANVQYTCPMHPEIVRDAPGACPICGMALEPMLPSDEPSEELTDFTRRMWISAAAAVPLVILTMGELVALPVRDWIGHQTASYLEFVLATPIILWAALPFFRRGWDSVVNRSPNMWTLISLGVAAAYLYSLVATFLPGVFPQQYRMGHGVGTYFEAAVVIVTLVFVGQVLELRARERTGDAIRALLDLAPKTARRILPDGSEYDAPLENIMEGDRLRVRPGDAVPVDGTVIEGRSSLDESMLTGESMPVEKGPRDAVTGATINKNGSLVIEAGKVGADTVLAQIVAMVSNARRSRAPIQGLADRVSAVFVPTVVGIAILAFVVWLIFGPEPALVFAIASAVSVLIIACPCALGLATPISITTAAGRGAQAGVLIKDAEALERMAGVDTLIVDKTGTLTMGKPKLTDTVALGKLTETELLSLAAALERGSEHPLAEAIVEGAEAQGAARQEAADFEAVTGKGVRGTVGGRAVALGNAAMMRDMGLETGAAEANADTLRAMGKTAMFIAVDGALAGIVAVADPIKDSTAQAIRVLHALGLRVIMATGDNERTAKAVAGKLGIDEVRAGVLPEAKKDLIDQLRRDGHKIAMAGDGVNDAPALAAADVGVAMGTGADVAMESAGITLLGGDLMGIVRARKLARATLRNIKQNLFFAFAYNALGVPIAAGLLYPVTGLLLSPMIAAAAMSLSSVSVITNALRLRRIEL; encoded by the coding sequence ATGGAACATGATCATCAGCATGCGACGCCCGCCATATCGGCGGGATCCGAAACGGCGAAGGACCCGGTCTGCGGGATGACGGTCGCGGTGAAGCATGGCGGGCGCCACGCGGAGTTCAAGGGCCAGACCTTCCATTTCTGCTCCGAGAAGTGCCAGACGAAGTTCAAGGCGGACCCTTGGTTCCACGCATCGGGCCGGGCCGCCGGGCAGAAGAAGGCCGCCCCGGCCAACGTGCAGTACACCTGCCCGATGCATCCCGAAATCGTCCGCGATGCACCGGGGGCTTGCCCAATTTGCGGGATGGCGCTGGAGCCGATGCTGCCGTCGGACGAACCCAGCGAGGAGTTGACGGACTTCACGCGCCGGATGTGGATTTCGGCTGCGGCAGCCGTGCCGCTTGTCATCCTGACGATGGGCGAGCTGGTCGCCTTGCCGGTTCGGGACTGGATCGGGCACCAGACTGCCAGCTATCTCGAGTTCGTGCTGGCGACGCCGATCATCCTCTGGGCCGCCTTGCCGTTCTTCAGGCGCGGCTGGGACTCGGTGGTGAACCGCTCGCCGAACATGTGGACGCTGATCAGCCTTGGCGTAGCGGCGGCCTATCTCTATTCGCTGGTCGCGACCTTCCTGCCCGGCGTCTTCCCGCAGCAATACCGGATGGGCCACGGCGTCGGCACCTATTTCGAGGCAGCGGTCGTGATCGTCACGCTGGTCTTCGTGGGCCAGGTGCTGGAGCTGCGTGCCCGCGAGCGCACCGGGGACGCGATCCGCGCGCTGCTGGACCTTGCACCCAAGACCGCAAGGCGCATCCTGCCGGACGGATCGGAATACGATGCACCGCTGGAAAACATCATGGAGGGCGACCGGCTGCGCGTGCGGCCGGGCGATGCGGTGCCGGTGGACGGCACGGTGATCGAGGGCCGGTCTTCGCTGGATGAAAGCATGCTGACCGGCGAGTCGATGCCGGTGGAGAAGGGACCGCGGGATGCGGTGACCGGCGCCACGATCAACAAGAACGGCTCTCTGGTGATCGAGGCGGGCAAGGTCGGCGCCGATACCGTGCTGGCGCAGATCGTGGCGATGGTGTCGAACGCGCGCCGGTCACGTGCGCCGATCCAGGGGCTGGCGGACCGGGTCTCGGCGGTGTTCGTGCCGACTGTGGTGGGCATCGCGATCCTCGCCTTCGTGGTCTGGCTGATCTTCGGTCCGGAACCGGCGCTGGTCTTCGCCATCGCCTCGGCGGTGTCGGTGCTGATCATCGCCTGCCCCTGCGCACTGGGCCTCGCCACGCCGATCTCGATCACAACCGCGGCAGGGCGCGGGGCGCAGGCGGGTGTGTTGATCAAGGACGCCGAGGCGCTGGAGCGGATGGCGGGGGTCGATACGCTCATCGTCGACAAGACCGGCACCCTGACCATGGGCAAGCCGAAGCTTACGGATACGGTCGCGCTTGGGAAATTGACCGAGACGGAGCTGCTGTCGCTGGCTGCTGCGCTCGAGCGCGGCTCGGAACACCCGCTGGCGGAAGCGATCGTCGAGGGTGCCGAGGCGCAGGGTGCCGCCCGACAGGAGGCCGCGGACTTTGAGGCGGTCACCGGCAAGGGCGTGCGCGGCACGGTTGGTGGACGCGCGGTGGCGCTCGGCAACGCCGCGATGATGCGGGACATGGGGCTGGAGACGGGCGCGGCCGAAGCAAATGCCGACACGTTGCGCGCGATGGGCAAGACGGCAATGTTCATCGCAGTCGATGGCGCGCTTGCTGGCATCGTGGCGGTTGCCGACCCAATCAAGGACTCGACCGCGCAGGCCATCCGCGTACTGCACGCTTTGGGGCTGCGCGTCATCATGGCGACAGGTGACAACGAGCGCACGGCGAAGGCGGTGGCGGGCAAGCTTGGCATCGACGAGGTGCGCGCAGGCGTGCTGCCAGAGGCCAAGAAGGACCTGATCGACCAGCTGCGCCGCGACGGCCACAAGATCGCCATGGCGGGCGACGGCGTGAACGACGCCCCCGCGCTGGCCGCCGCCGATGTCGGCGTCGCGATGGGCACAGGGGCCGACGTGGCGATGGAAAGCGCGGGAATAACCCTGCTGGGCGGCGACCTGATGGGCATCGTGCGCGCACGCAAACTCGCCCGCGCCACGCTGCGCAACATCAAGCAGAACCTGTTCTTCGCCTTCGCCTACAACGCGCTGGGCGTGCCGATCGCGGCGGGGCTCCTGTACCCGGTCACCGGCCTTCTGCTCTCACCGATGATCGCCGCTGCCGCGATGAGCCTGTCGTCGGTATCGGTGATCACCAACGCGCTGCGTCTCAGGCGGATCGAACTGTGA
- a CDS encoding metal-sensing transcriptional repressor has translation MIEEGRPCVDLATQLNAGERAVAEAKRVIYDHIDPCRTAEGGPAGVEIKSVTKLL, from the coding sequence ATGATCGAGGAAGGGCGGCCTTGCGTCGATCTGGCCACGCAGCTGAATGCCGGCGAACGCGCTGTGGCCGAGGCAAAGCGGGTGATCTATGATCATATCGACCCCTGCAGGACCGCCGAGGGCGGTCCTGCAGGGGTAGAGATCAAATCCGTGACAAAGCTCTTGTGA
- a CDS encoding multicopper oxidase family protein, whose translation MNTLSRRGFLAAGAAAIAAAQVPRLAFAQTAARISLSATNRTLDIDGRAATVFGLAGPGGQGLVLDPGQRFRLDLTNDLDVGTIIHWHGQTPPNAQDGVPDMPMPVLAPKETRSYDFQARPGTHWMHSHVPIQEMQLLAAPLIVRSEADLAADRQEVVMFLHDFSFKSPEEVLAQISGGHSGGHGAGHGAGSGVPPMPMEGMGAMRGMDHGAMGHGATGGMGNMSGMGGMMGMGGMAMDLNDHEWDAYLANDRTLSDPEVVRVERGGRIRLRVINAAAATVFWIETGAVGARLVAVDGNAVQPLSGTRFGLAMGQRLDLEIDLPNEGGAWPILALREGARERTGLILATQGAEVRRLDAVAESQAPAFDTDLAQEGRLIALDALPDRAVDRSHMLMLGGSMQPYAWTINGAAWGQHQPITARSGERVVLSFHNMSMMAHPMHLHGHAFQVVGLNGRRVAGALRDTVHVPPMSMVDVALDAGEAARWMLHCHHMPHLASGMMTEFAVTASA comes from the coding sequence ATGAACACCCTTTCGCGACGCGGCTTTCTTGCCGCAGGTGCTGCCGCTATTGCCGCTGCACAGGTGCCCCGTCTTGCCTTCGCGCAGACGGCGGCTCGCATCAGCCTGTCTGCCACGAACCGCACGCTCGACATCGACGGGCGTGCAGCAACCGTCTTCGGCCTTGCCGGTCCCGGCGGCCAAGGCCTGGTGCTCGACCCCGGCCAGAGGTTCCGGCTCGACCTGACCAACGATCTTGACGTCGGCACGATCATCCACTGGCACGGGCAGACCCCTCCCAACGCGCAGGACGGCGTGCCGGACATGCCGATGCCGGTTCTGGCGCCGAAGGAGACGCGGTCCTACGATTTCCAGGCAAGGCCGGGCACGCACTGGATGCACAGCCATGTGCCGATCCAGGAGATGCAGCTGCTGGCGGCGCCGCTGATCGTGCGGTCGGAAGCTGATCTCGCTGCCGACCGGCAGGAGGTCGTGATGTTCCTGCATGATTTCTCCTTCAAGTCGCCCGAGGAAGTTCTCGCCCAGATCAGCGGTGGCCACAGTGGCGGGCACGGCGCAGGCCATGGTGCCGGTTCCGGTGTGCCACCCATGCCCATGGAAGGCATGGGCGCGATGCGGGGCATGGATCATGGCGCGATGGGCCACGGCGCCACGGGCGGCATGGGCAACATGTCGGGAATGGGCGGGATGATGGGCATGGGCGGCATGGCCATGGATCTGAACGACCATGAATGGGACGCCTACCTCGCCAACGACCGGACCCTTTCGGATCCCGAGGTGGTGCGGGTCGAACGCGGCGGGCGCATCCGCTTGCGGGTGATCAACGCTGCCGCGGCGACGGTGTTCTGGATCGAGACCGGGGCGGTCGGGGCGCGGCTTGTCGCCGTGGACGGGAATGCCGTCCAGCCTCTCTCGGGCACGCGGTTCGGGCTGGCGATGGGCCAGCGGCTGGACCTGGAGATCGACCTGCCGAACGAAGGAGGCGCCTGGCCGATCCTGGCCTTGAGGGAAGGCGCGCGCGAGCGCACCGGCCTGATCCTTGCCACGCAGGGGGCCGAGGTTCGGCGCCTCGATGCCGTGGCGGAGTCTCAAGCGCCTGCCTTCGACACCGATCTTGCGCAGGAGGGACGCCTGATCGCCCTGGACGCCCTGCCGGATCGGGCGGTGGATCGCAGTCACATGCTGATGCTGGGGGGCTCGATGCAGCCCTATGCCTGGACAATCAACGGGGCAGCCTGGGGCCAGCACCAGCCGATCACCGCACGCAGCGGCGAGCGGGTCGTGCTGTCGTTCCACAACATGTCGATGATGGCCCACCCGATGCATCTGCACGGACATGCGTTCCAAGTCGTCGGCCTGAACGGGCGGCGCGTCGCCGGCGCGCTGCGCGACACGGTTCATGTGCCGCCGATGTCGATGGTCGACGTCGCTCTCGATGCGGGCGAGGCGGCGCGCTGGATGCTACACTGTCACCACATGCCGCACCTCGCCTCGGGGATGATGACCGAGTTCGCGGTCACGGCGTCGGCCTGA
- a CDS encoding c-type cytochrome, with the protein METLRKLLRNPVASGLLLGGLSLAMLAAWHYGGIASAEVESVAAPSQGRQVYVDHCASCHGADLEGQPDWRSPLPSGRVPAPPHDASGHTWHHPDETLFRIVKVGTAAIVGGGYESDMPGFGDVLSDAEIGAVLAYIKSTWPERERSFQEKVSAAN; encoded by the coding sequence ATGGAAACCTTGAGAAAACTCCTTCGAAATCCTGTCGCGAGCGGTCTGCTCCTCGGAGGCCTGAGCCTCGCGATGCTGGCTGCTTGGCATTATGGCGGCATTGCCTCCGCCGAGGTGGAGTCGGTGGCGGCCCCGTCGCAAGGACGGCAGGTCTACGTGGACCACTGCGCCTCGTGCCACGGCGCGGATCTGGAGGGCCAACCGGATTGGCGCTCGCCGCTTCCCTCAGGCCGAGTGCCTGCACCGCCGCATGACGCCAGCGGCCACACATGGCACCATCCTGACGAGACCTTGTTCCGCATCGTGAAAGTGGGCACCGCAGCCATTGTCGGGGGAGGCTACGAGAGCGACATGCCGGGATTTGGTGACGTTTTGAGCGATGCGGAGATCGGCGCCGTTCTTGCTTACATCAAGAGCACCTGGCCAGAGCGCGAGCGGAGTTTCCAGGAGAAAGTATCAGCGGCGAACTGA
- the tnpB gene encoding IS66 family insertion sequence element accessory protein TnpB (TnpB, as the term is used for proteins encoded by IS66 family insertion elements, is considered an accessory protein, since TnpC, encoded by a neighboring gene, is a DDE family transposase.) has protein sequence MIPSGVRVFLASHPVDFRKGPDSLLSLVRDAGSDPFSGALYVFRAKRADRVKIVWWDGSGVCLFAKRLEKSTFCWPRIGHVRVQLNHAQLMALLDGLDWKRVRPVAVKAPVFAG, from the coding sequence ATGATCCCGTCCGGTGTGCGGGTCTTTCTCGCGAGCCATCCGGTCGACTTCCGCAAAGGACCGGACAGCCTGCTGTCCCTGGTGCGCGATGCTGGCAGCGACCCGTTCAGCGGCGCGCTTTATGTGTTCCGGGCGAAGCGGGCGGACCGGGTGAAAATCGTCTGGTGGGATGGCAGCGGCGTCTGCCTCTTTGCGAAACGCCTCGAGAAATCCACGTTCTGCTGGCCGCGGATCGGGCATGTCCGGGTGCAGCTCAACCATGCCCAGCTCATGGCGTTGCTCGACGGTCTGGACTGGAAGCGGGTTCGTCCCGTGGCAGTCAAAGCCCCTGTATTTGCTGGATAA
- a CDS encoding PepSY domain-containing protein: MKKTLTVLGFLAVFPAGVAYADDDCFVPMADWQPRDAVARLAEENGWSVRRIKIDDGCYEIDGTDATGRRIEVTVDPATLQVLEFEYEDDSHRRRDRGAPSHD, encoded by the coding sequence ATGAAGAAGACATTGACAGTTCTCGGCTTTCTCGCGGTTTTCCCGGCCGGGGTGGCGTATGCCGATGACGATTGCTTCGTGCCGATGGCGGATTGGCAGCCGCGGGATGCGGTGGCGCGGCTGGCCGAGGAGAACGGCTGGTCGGTGCGGCGGATCAAGATCGACGATGGCTGCTACGAGATCGACGGCACCGATGCCACGGGCCGCCGGATCGAGGTGACGGTCGATCCCGCGACGCTGCAGGTGCTCGAGTTCGAATATGAGGATGACAGTCACCGCCGCCGGGACCGGGGCGCGCCCAGCCATGACTGA
- a CDS encoding DUF2271 domain-containing protein — translation MKSLLATLALTTALTLPGLAVARPVTLTTTLSSYGGDGAYLALYVTDPSGAYAGSLWMAGGKSKYYEHLTDWYRATGGDTAQVDGITGASVGAGRTLEITLDLADALFDAGYTLHIDAAVEDMRDSPNEVAVPLTTKGAGTPVKGRRYVASFAYDM, via the coding sequence ATGAAATCGCTTCTCGCCACCCTCGCGCTGACCACGGCGCTGACCCTTCCCGGCCTTGCCGTGGCACGCCCCGTCACGCTGACCACCACGCTGAGCAGCTATGGCGGCGATGGCGCCTATCTCGCGCTCTATGTCACCGACCCGTCGGGCGCCTATGCGGGCAGCCTGTGGATGGCGGGCGGCAAGTCGAAATATTACGAGCATCTGACCGACTGGTACCGCGCTACCGGGGGGGACACCGCGCAGGTCGATGGCATCACCGGCGCCAGTGTGGGTGCGGGCCGGACGCTGGAGATCACGCTCGACCTTGCCGATGCTCTGTTCGACGCGGGCTACACCCTGCATATCGACGCCGCGGTCGAGGACATGCGCGACAGTCCGAACGAGGTTGCGGTGCCGCTCACGACAAAGGGCGCGGGCACGCCCGTGAAGGGCCGCCGCTACGTCGCCAGCTTCGCCTACGACATGTAA
- the tnpA gene encoding IS66-like element accessory protein TnpA has product MGVHLDGSTVFEVSRLDVIEGPSGRRRRNKAERARIAAESMMPGVTVAEVARRHGTTRWQIYDWRKQLRKGNLVVPGNVAVLPVFAELVVDDNSAEAPAAVTGPDLETGPDLEIVVGDVVIRAGAGADEGQLTRAIRAARAAAS; this is encoded by the coding sequence ATGGGCGTCCATTTGGACGGCTCGACGGTTTTTGAGGTTTCCCGGCTGGACGTGATCGAGGGTCCGAGCGGGCGGCGTCGGCGCAACAAGGCGGAGCGGGCGCGGATCGCGGCGGAGAGCATGATGCCCGGGGTGACGGTCGCCGAGGTTGCGCGCCGGCACGGCACGACCCGCTGGCAGATCTACGATTGGCGCAAGCAGCTTCGCAAAGGCAATCTCGTGGTGCCCGGGAACGTGGCAGTCTTGCCGGTCTTCGCGGAATTGGTGGTCGATGACAATTCGGCCGAGGCACCGGCGGCTGTCACGGGGCCCGATCTCGAAACGGGGCCCGATCTCGAAATTGTCGTCGGTGATGTCGTGATCCGTGCTGGCGCTGGTGCCGATGAGGGCCAGTTGACGCGAGCGATCCGGGCGGCACGGGCTGCGGCATCGTGA